In the Shewanella sp. OMA3-2 genome, one interval contains:
- a CDS encoding magnesium transporter: MEELKNELISEAEQEITTQLQIEVSQAVQKLTEAEGEEQAEVFSEILNGAEAGTIAILLESLPLDERYDRWQQVEPEERVDVLNLMRADPRLGILKKMPDEELDLIFSQLSPEDLIDWSDSLPDSITDRALAQMGERQRKHFELYDQYDENEIGRYADHQMLVLNLDSTVAQGQRFFRRIDLDCNDHLFLVDINDKYLGTVRRYDVFKADVDALLSSLLWQDSRVIPADSSLLEAAETIEHSRELELPVVDDEGILIGRMTLRTATALVREHYESQLMATAGMDDDDDLFAPITVGARRRAVWLGINLLTAFLASATIGLFENVLSQVVALAVLMPIVASMGGIAGSQSLTLMIRGMAMGQISAGNVMSLLKNELGIGALNGVLWAIVIGLIAGWWFDDPMMGVIIGCAILINMAMAAIAGVMVPMILQRFNQDAALSGSVILTTVTDVVGFFTFLGLATILYL; this comes from the coding sequence ATGGAAGAATTAAAGAACGAACTTATATCTGAAGCAGAGCAAGAAATTACAACACAGTTACAAATTGAAGTTAGTCAAGCTGTGCAAAAATTGACAGAAGCTGAAGGGGAAGAGCAAGCCGAAGTTTTTAGTGAAATACTCAATGGTGCAGAAGCTGGCACTATTGCTATTTTACTCGAATCTTTACCTTTAGATGAACGTTATGATCGTTGGCAACAAGTTGAGCCAGAAGAGCGCGTTGATGTTCTAAACTTAATGCGTGCCGATCCACGTCTGGGCATTTTGAAGAAAATGCCAGACGAAGAGCTGGATTTGATCTTTTCGCAGCTTAGTCCAGAAGATTTGATTGATTGGAGTGACTCATTACCTGACAGCATAACTGATCGCGCATTAGCGCAAATGGGTGAGCGCCAGCGTAAGCACTTTGAACTTTATGACCAATATGATGAAAATGAAATTGGCCGTTATGCCGATCACCAAATGTTGGTACTAAATCTTGACTCAACAGTGGCCCAAGGCCAACGATTTTTTCGTCGTATTGATTTAGATTGTAACGATCATCTGTTTTTAGTTGATATCAATGATAAGTATCTAGGAACCGTTCGGCGTTATGATGTGTTTAAAGCTGATGTAGATGCTTTGCTTTCGAGTTTGCTATGGCAAGATAGTCGAGTGATACCAGCAGATTCTTCTTTACTAGAAGCGGCTGAGACAATTGAGCACAGTCGAGAGTTAGAATTGCCTGTAGTTGATGATGAAGGTATTTTAATTGGTCGTATGACATTACGAACGGCAACAGCCTTAGTGCGTGAACACTATGAGTCACAATTAATGGCTACAGCCGGTATGGATGATGATGACGATTTGTTCGCGCCTATTACTGTAGGTGCTAGGCGTCGTGCCGTATGGCTTGGTATTAATTTATTAACGGCTTTTTTGGCATCAGCAACAATTGGTCTGTTTGAGAATGTACTATCACAAGTGGTGGCTTTAGCTGTGTTGATGCCTATTGTCGCCTCTATGGGGGGCATAGCTGGTAGTCAGTCATTAACATTAATGATCCGTGGCATGGCAATGGGGCAAATCTCCGCGGGGAACGTGATGTCACTGCTAAAGAACGAGTTAGGCATTGGTGCTTTGAATGGTGTGTTATGGGCCATTGTTATTGGCTTGATTGCTGGTTGGTGGTTTGATGACCCTATGATGGGCGTTATCATAGGCTGCGCTATTTTAATCAATATGGCTATGGCTGCAATTGCTGGCGTTATGGTACCAATGATTTTACAAAGGTTTAATCAAGATGCGGCATTATCAGGCTCAGTAATTCTAACCACAGTGACAGACGTTGTAGGTTTTTTTACTTTTTTAGGTTTAGCGACAATTCTGTATCTTTAA
- a CDS encoding glutathione peroxidase, producing the protein MSKAIYQFDVKDIQGNNISMGTFKNKVLLIVNTASKCGFTPQYKALEQLYQQYKDQGLIVMGFPCNQFGKQEQGTETEISQFCELNFGVTFPLFSKIDVNGDDTPPLYQYLKQSAKGLLGSQSIKWNFTKFLVDTQGNVIERYAPTTKPEDLLPVIEKLLK; encoded by the coding sequence ATGAGTAAGGCAATTTATCAATTTGATGTCAAAGATATTCAAGGAAATAACATCAGTATGGGGACTTTTAAAAATAAAGTGCTACTGATTGTCAATACCGCGAGTAAATGTGGTTTTACCCCTCAATATAAAGCTTTGGAACAATTATACCAGCAATACAAAGATCAAGGTTTGATTGTTATGGGGTTTCCGTGTAATCAATTTGGTAAGCAAGAGCAAGGAACTGAGACAGAAATAAGCCAATTTTGCGAACTTAATTTTGGGGTGACTTTTCCATTATTTAGTAAAATAGACGTAAATGGTGATGACACTCCTCCGCTATATCAATACTTAAAACAGTCTGCAAAAGGTTTGTTAGGAAGCCAGTCGATTAAGTGGAATTTCACCAAGTTTTTAGTCGATACACAGGGAAATGTGATCGAGCGTTATGCGCCGACAACAAAACCCGAAGATTTATTACCAGTAATAGAAAAACTTTTAAAATAA